In Oryza sativa Japonica Group chromosome 1, ASM3414082v1, the genomic stretch TTATAAAATGCAAATCTTTTCATTTGAGCCTACTAACTAAGATTTGAATCATAGACTTGAGTATCTAAAAGatttcatataaaaaatttgcCACCTATAAAATTTTAGATCTTGTGGAGAGctataattttcatataaaatttgtccCAATCTATGTCCatatggaaaaaaaactaagtTAAATTGTGagatgataattttttttattgtaacgCATTTGTTGATCATGGCAATATAAAATAGTGAAAAGTAACTTACCACAACCATGTACTATGCAAATTaccacaaaaattaaaattgtggcgagatagaatatgtttttttttgcaacaatAATGCTTTTTTGGTGATAGCTCAATTACTATTCTAACAAAAATATTGAGTGAAACAACTATTGTAAATCATTGAAACAAAATAAAGGTATTTGTCATAAAAAAACTATTGTTGCAATAGTACAATATAttatcacaaattatttttcattgtaATAATTTGGTGGCAATAGCTCAATTATCTTGTCGTGAGGTCATTGGAAATTGTTTATATCATTGAGAATAAACAAGGAAGTAGATATTGTACATATTTTTATATGTTTAGGTAGTAACATTGGCCTCATAAAAAGAAGAAACGAACATAAATACAAGTTATTGGATATTATCTGTTGTTGAAAAAAGTAATGGAtggataagaaaaaaaactcagTGAACAAATAGCAACCAGAGACATGAAGAAATTAAGGCTCTCAATCCACTGtatttaattataatttatattcACAAGATGGTGTGGTAACCGTAATATCCCATATTTCCAAAGGTTCCGGAGGAACCAAATGTGGTAAACCGAATCACCACGGCTTTCTGGGAGTTTCAACTTCTGGCATGCTCAGACGAGCCAATTAGCTCTGGTACCCCTTCTTCCCCATCATCGCCGCTGACGAAAGAAACTGGAGACGCCAACACCGTGCTCATCGACGACCTCTTCCTCGCCCACAGCGATGCGATACTAGCAGGAGGAGATCAAGAAGATCATCAGCTAGGCAACGACCTCGGGCAACAACAAGCAGCCACCGCCATGGAGATCGACGATGATATGATCTACAGCCTGATCAGGAACTGGGATaacgacagcagcagcagctggatcGAGCTCCTGGACCACGTCGTTGTCTCTCCCGCCTCGTGCTTTGTGCCTTGGAAGAGAACGGAGCTGGACAAgcaggcggtggccggcggcggggaggcggcgcaGAGGTTGCTGAAGAaagccgtgggcggcggcggcgcatggatGAATCGTGCCGCTGGTAGCAGCATCAAGAACCATGTCATGTCCGAGAGAAGGCGCTGGGAGAAGCTGAATGAGATGTTCCTCACTCTCAAATCACTGGTCCCGTCCATCGACAAGGTAGCTACCTAGCTTACTGCTTAATAATTTAGTAGTAGATCAACTTTTCATTGATATTTCATGACGAAAATTAAGTTACTTTTATTACTCATTACTATGTACTGAAATAACTGTGTTACTTATTTCAGGTGGACAAAGCATCCAGCCTTGCTGAGACGATAGCCTACCTCAAGGAGCTGGAGAGGAGGGTGCAAGAGCTCGAGTCCGGGAAGAAGGTGTCTAGGCCGGCCAAGAGGAAGCCGTGCTCGGAGAggatcatcggcggcggcgatgccggAGCTGTTAAAGAGCACCACCACTGGGTGCTCTCCGAGTCCCAGGAGGGCACCCCAAGCAATGTGCGTGTGATCGTCATGGACAAGGATGAGCTGCACCTGGAGGTGCACTGCCGGTGGAAGGAGCTGATGATGACACGGTTGTTCGACGCCATCAAGAGCCTCCGTCTTGATGTTCTCTCGGTGCAGGCGTCGGCACCGAATGGTCTTCTCGGACTGAAGATACGAGCTAAGGTTGTCTCTCTCACTTAATAGAAACTCCATATGTTATATTATTAATGCTCATGTTTCTTAACTAGTATACCTACTAGTATGCCGTATccataaaagttataaaaaaactgAGCACATATGGAAGagagcaagaaaaaaaagagaaatgttAACGTTGACTCTAATGTAAGAGCTAGTTTTATACATGCtccaagatatataaatagatcAAGCACATAAgtgagaggaggaaaaaaaataattatagcaAATATATTGTACTCTCTCCATTCAAACGTGTTttgcatattttattttctagctTTTTCTTAATGAGATAGACATATTTGTAGTATCCATGAATCCAAGACTTCAATGAAGTAGTTGTCTGTTTGTTTTTACAATGCTAGACTAAACTGTTGGCCAGAATATATCTAAGCAGTCATCTTAATACTTAATGATACTTATTGGTTCTATGCATGCGTATAATCCTTGGTATTTGTTACATGTAGGATGAGTTTATTTTCTTGCTCTTGATGACAAAAGAATACACTCTaaacttttggatggagggagtatatgttagcTCTAATAGTATCTTTAGATGAGCTTACAGCTTGTagtacctccatcccaaaatataaaatataaagtaCACCCACAAGTAATGCAAATTTATAGAAAGAAAGAATTGAATTACCTTCTTGATTGGATCACCTTGATGCATATGCACGTAATGTGATTGGGGGGCTTGATGGTAGAGGATTTAAAGCAAATCAAATTTAGAGGAGAAAGATgttatacatgcatgcatgccttatattatgatatGTGGAAAAATAGTtgtcttatattttggtacAGAGAGACTAGTTAGCTatatatactataaaaatatttatagttacctatatatactataaaaatatttatactaTATACTTGTCTTACTGATAACTCTgatgtttcatttttttcctttcacgTCTAGCTTGATTGTCGAAAAAATATATTGATAATTTCTCAGTAATTCCAGCCGCAAAGCACGAGGAATCACCTAGTATTATTAAT encodes the following:
- the LOC4323849 gene encoding anthocyanin regulatory R-S protein; translated protein: MMASAPSAQEEPLQPGTMQFRKQLAAAVRSISWTYAIFWSISTTRPGVLTWKDGFYNGEVKTRKIGSSTMELTAEQLLLQRSEQLRELYSSLLSGECADQQRRRRPVTALSPEDLGNMEWFYMVCMTYAFRPGQCLPGKSFASNGCAWLCNAQSADSKAFPRKLLARYNASIQTIVCVPFMNGVLELGTTDPVPEEPNVVNRITTAFWEFQLLACSDEPISSGTPSSPSSPLTKETGDANTVLIDDLFLAHSDAILAGGDQEDHQLGNDLGQQQAATAMEIDDDMIYSLIRNWDNDSSSSWIELLDHVVVSPASCFVPWKRTELDKQAVAGGGEAAQRLLKKAVGGGGAWMNRAAGSSIKNHVMSERRRWEKLNEMFLTLKSLVPSIDKVDKASSLAETIAYLKELERRVQELESGKKVSRPAKRKPCSERIIGGGDAGAVKEHHHWVLSESQEGTPSNVRVIVMDKDELHLEVHCRWKELMMTRLFDAIKSLRLDVLSVQASAPNGLLGLKIRAKYAISAAVAPAMISETLRTAVAGN